The Elusimicrobiota bacterium genome has a window encoding:
- a CDS encoding glycosyltransferase: MNPRKTRILQVLECGGPGGTGNQVSAIVRGLDPDRFETTLVYNVRPGASAEEFERQAAGPSRKEDERRDGHAALASAAGACTCIRVPEMVREISPREDLSALLRLRAIFRERRPDVVHAHSSKAGYLARAAGLLAGVPRVLYSPRGYSFLQLDRSPASRRLYRTLEASVAWIGEIVACSPSEARYARSLGTARRVRVVRDAYLGQLPPERPPRGSGTPWRICAAGRLSPPKNPEAFVRLAARLAALRPDVRCLWIGDGELAPRVRALAAELGLGEKFELTGWLPHADALGRIQHCDVFVHYSGWEGLPNAVLDAFACGLPVVASDIPGNRDLVRSGENGWIAKDEELLFERVRELLETPDRRSELGRRGRTLIEKEFHVSRLIAELSRVYTE, translated from the coding sequence GTGAACCCTCGGAAGACGCGCATCCTGCAGGTCCTCGAGTGCGGCGGCCCCGGAGGGACCGGCAACCAGGTCTCGGCCATCGTCCGCGGCCTCGACCCGGACCGATTCGAGACGACTCTCGTCTACAACGTGCGGCCGGGCGCCTCGGCGGAGGAGTTCGAGCGCCAGGCGGCCGGTCCGTCGCGTAAGGAAGACGAACGGCGCGACGGACACGCCGCACTCGCGAGTGCGGCAGGCGCCTGCACCTGCATCCGCGTCCCCGAGATGGTCCGGGAGATCTCCCCGCGCGAGGACCTCTCCGCCTTGCTGCGGCTGCGCGCGATCTTCCGCGAACGGCGCCCGGATGTCGTGCACGCCCACTCCTCGAAGGCCGGCTACCTCGCCCGCGCCGCCGGCCTCCTCGCCGGCGTCCCCCGCGTCCTCTACTCCCCGCGCGGCTACTCGTTCCTCCAGCTCGACCGCTCCCCCGCCAGCCGCCGCCTCTACCGGACGCTGGAGGCCTCGGTCGCCTGGATCGGGGAGATCGTCGCCTGCTCCCCCAGCGAGGCCCGCTACGCACGCTCGCTCGGGACGGCCCGACGGGTCCGGGTCGTGCGCGACGCCTATCTCGGGCAGCTGCCTCCGGAGCGCCCCCCCCGGGGAAGCGGCACCCCCTGGAGGATCTGCGCCGCGGGCCGCCTCAGCCCGCCGAAGAACCCCGAGGCCTTCGTGCGCCTGGCGGCGCGCCTGGCCGCGCTGCGCCCCGACGTCCGCTGCCTCTGGATCGGGGATGGCGAGCTCGCCCCCCGCGTCCGGGCGCTCGCCGCGGAGCTCGGCCTCGGGGAGAAGTTCGAACTGACCGGCTGGCTGCCCCATGCGGACGCCCTGGGACGCATCCAGCACTGCGACGTCTTCGTCCACTACTCGGGCTGGGAGGGCCTCCCCAACGCCGTGCTCGACGCCTTCGCCTGCGGGCTCCCCGTCGTCGCCTCCGACATCCCCGGCAACCGGGACCTCGTCCGCTCCGGGGAGAACGGCTGGATCGCCAAAGACGAGGAGCTCCTCTTCGAGCGCGTCCGCGAACTCCTGGAGACCCCGGACCGGCGCTCCGAGCTCGGTCGCCGCGGCCGCACGCTCATCGAGAAGGAGTTCCACGTCTCCCGCCTCATCGCCGAGCTCTCCAGGGTGTATACCGAGTAG
- a CDS encoding glycosyltransferase, whose translation MRRVLFVSTSTTVGGAEKTLYTLATLLPPSRFKVVGVVSLKAPGRYGELLRSEGIPVDTLDWPQNGRARLRDVARLAALIRARRPDIVHAVMYQAMQLCRAVRRFGYGDFKLLTSPRVHYRTRDEVSLLVDRLLKGSDDLLVAESESTRRHLVEKLGYKPEKVLRVYNGTDLAGCTPSSADRSRLRAELGVAEHEPLLGAVGRLDPQKGHVFLIEAVAKLRAIHPVKCVLLGDGPLRSALQDKVRQLGLEDAVFLPGEKSELPRWLSALDIFVQPSLWEGLPNALLEAMALGLPVVATRVDGIPEIVRHDVTGLLCDPKSSQALITPLGDLCSDDALRRRLGTAARTLMFENFKVSDMLDNYEKAYSRILD comes from the coding sequence ATGAGGCGCGTCCTCTTCGTCTCCACCTCCACCACGGTCGGCGGGGCCGAGAAGACGCTCTACACGCTGGCGACGCTGCTGCCCCCTTCGCGCTTCAAGGTCGTCGGCGTCGTCTCGCTCAAGGCCCCCGGGCGCTACGGAGAGCTCCTGCGCTCCGAAGGCATCCCGGTCGATACGCTCGACTGGCCGCAGAACGGACGCGCCCGGCTGCGCGACGTCGCCCGACTGGCCGCCCTCATCCGCGCCCGCCGCCCCGACATCGTGCACGCGGTGATGTACCAGGCGATGCAGCTCTGCCGGGCGGTGCGCCGCTTCGGCTACGGGGACTTCAAGCTGCTGACCTCTCCGAGGGTCCATTACCGGACGCGCGACGAGGTCTCGCTCCTCGTGGACCGGCTGCTCAAAGGCTCCGACGACCTGCTCGTCGCGGAGTCGGAGTCCACCCGCCGCCACCTCGTCGAAAAGCTGGGCTACAAGCCCGAGAAGGTCCTGCGCGTCTACAACGGCACGGACCTCGCCGGCTGCACCCCCTCGAGCGCGGACCGCTCGCGCCTGCGCGCCGAGCTCGGCGTCGCCGAACACGAGCCGCTGCTCGGCGCCGTCGGGCGGCTCGACCCCCAGAAAGGGCACGTCTTCCTCATCGAGGCGGTGGCGAAGCTGCGCGCGATCCACCCCGTCAAGTGCGTGCTGCTGGGGGACGGCCCCCTGCGCTCGGCGCTCCAGGACAAGGTGCGCCAGCTCGGACTCGAGGACGCGGTCTTCCTCCCGGGCGAGAAGTCCGAGCTCCCCCGCTGGCTCTCGGCCCTCGACATCTTCGTCCAGCCCTCGCTCTGGGAAGGACTTCCCAACGCGCTGCTCGAGGCGATGGCGCTCGGACTCCCCGTCGTCGCGACCCGCGTCGACGGCATCCCCGAGATCGTCCGACACGACGTGACGGGCCTGCTCTGCGACCCCAAGTCCTCTCAGGCCCTCATCACCCCGCTCGGAGACCTCTGCTCCGACGACGCCCTGCGCCGGCGCCTGGGCACGGCCGCGCGGACGCTGATGTTCGAGAACTTCAAGGTCTCGGACATGCTCGACAACTACGAGAAGGCCTACTCCCGGATACTCGACTGA
- a CDS encoding glycosyltransferase family 2 protein, which produces MAIPRLSVLIPVYNEEATVAELVRRVRAVELPLEKEIVAVDDASTDGTPAVLAGLAGPDLVLVRHDRNRGKGAAVRTAADRASGDLLLVQDADLEYDPRDYARLLEPLLDGRADVVYGSRFLGGPHRVLFFWHYAANLFFTFLTDILYNVNLSDMGVCYKVFRADILRGFRLREDGFGFEPEVTAKVCKRKLRLYEVPISYSGRTYSEGKKISWRDGFVYLWCLLRYRVMD; this is translated from the coding sequence ATGGCGATCCCTAGACTGAGCGTCCTGATCCCCGTCTACAACGAGGAGGCGACCGTCGCGGAGCTCGTCCGCCGCGTGCGCGCGGTCGAGCTTCCCCTCGAGAAGGAGATCGTCGCCGTCGACGACGCCTCGACCGACGGCACCCCTGCGGTCCTCGCGGGCCTCGCCGGCCCCGACCTCGTGCTCGTGCGCCACGACCGCAATCGCGGCAAAGGCGCCGCCGTGCGCACCGCGGCCGACCGCGCGAGCGGCGACCTGCTCCTGGTCCAGGACGCCGACCTCGAGTACGACCCCCGCGACTACGCGCGCCTCCTCGAGCCCCTCCTCGACGGCCGCGCCGACGTGGTCTACGGCTCGCGCTTCCTCGGCGGGCCCCATCGCGTCCTCTTCTTCTGGCACTACGCCGCCAACCTGTTCTTCACCTTCCTGACCGACATCCTCTACAACGTGAATCTCAGCGACATGGGGGTCTGCTACAAGGTCTTCCGCGCGGACATCCTCCGGGGATTCCGGCTGCGCGAGGACGGCTTCGGCTTCGAGCCTGAGGTCACGGCGAAGGTCTGCAAGCGCAAGCTGCGCCTCTACGAAGTCCCCATCTCCTACAGCGGCCGCACCTACTCCGAGGGCAAGAAGATCTCCTGGCGCGACGGCTTCGTCTACCTCTGGTGCCTGCTGCGCTATCGCGTCATGGACTGA
- a CDS encoding DegT/DnrJ/EryC1/StrS family aminotransferase: MNKPAAAVKPGKVPLMDFKQQYSDLREELLAAATRVMDSGMVINGPEVKAFETEFAAAMGAPHCVGCSNGTDAIELALKACGVGPGDEVAVPAFTFIATATAVSSIGAKPVFIDIEPRNFTIDPAALERALTPRMKAVVPVHLFGFPADMDAVLAVARKGGLRVVEDCAQAHGCLYKGKPVGTMGDIGTFSFYPSKNMGALGDAGAVVTRDAKLAETCTVLRDAGRAKGERYLHALPGRNARLDELQAAFLRIKLRRLAAWNEKRSKIAALYRRELKGLPVTPPTEDAAGTRHVYHLFVARAQKRDALLEALTKAEVGCAVYYPVALHMQPAFKDLGRREGDFPVSEQACREAIALPMYPDLSEESALRVTSEIRKFYKA, from the coding sequence ATGAACAAGCCCGCCGCCGCCGTGAAGCCGGGGAAGGTCCCCCTGATGGACTTCAAGCAGCAGTACTCCGACCTGCGCGAGGAACTCCTCGCCGCGGCGACGCGCGTCATGGACTCGGGCATGGTCATCAACGGCCCGGAGGTCAAGGCGTTCGAGACCGAGTTCGCGGCGGCGATGGGCGCCCCGCACTGCGTCGGCTGCTCCAACGGCACCGACGCCATCGAGCTCGCCCTGAAGGCCTGCGGCGTCGGCCCCGGCGACGAGGTCGCGGTCCCCGCCTTCACCTTCATCGCCACGGCCACGGCGGTATCCTCCATCGGCGCGAAGCCGGTCTTCATCGACATCGAGCCCCGGAACTTCACGATCGACCCCGCGGCCCTCGAGCGCGCGCTGACCCCGCGCATGAAGGCCGTGGTCCCCGTCCACCTCTTCGGCTTCCCGGCCGACATGGACGCCGTCCTCGCGGTCGCGCGCAAGGGAGGTCTGCGCGTCGTCGAGGACTGCGCGCAGGCCCACGGCTGCCTCTACAAGGGCAAGCCCGTCGGCACGATGGGAGACATCGGGACCTTCAGCTTCTACCCCTCGAAGAACATGGGCGCCCTCGGCGACGCCGGCGCGGTCGTCACCCGCGACGCGAAGCTCGCCGAGACCTGCACCGTCCTGCGCGACGCGGGCCGGGCGAAGGGCGAGCGCTACCTGCACGCCCTGCCGGGCCGCAACGCCCGGCTCGACGAACTGCAGGCCGCCTTCCTGCGCATCAAGCTCCGCCGCCTCGCGGCCTGGAACGAGAAGCGCTCGAAGATCGCCGCGCTCTACCGCCGCGAGCTCAAGGGGCTGCCGGTGACCCCCCCGACGGAGGACGCCGCGGGGACGAGGCACGTCTACCACCTCTTCGTCGCGCGCGCCCAGAAGCGCGACGCGCTCCTCGAGGCCCTGACGAAGGCCGAGGTCGGCTGCGCGGTCTACTACCCGGTCGCGCTCCACATGCAGCCGGCCTTCAAGGACCTGGGCCGGCGGGAAGGGGACTTCCCCGTCTCCGAGCAGGCCTGCCGCGAGGCGATCGCGCTGCCGATGTACCCTGATCTCTCCGAAGAGAGCGCTCTGCGGGTGACCTCGGAGATCAGGAAGTTCTACAAGGCGTGA
- a CDS encoding aminopeptidase P family protein: MNMHAEHRRKLMARLPDGLILVSGNGEVPRNHDVNFVFRQNSNFLYLTGVEEADFHVLLDPRRRTSTLFIARIDATHKVWLGYVPGPAECRRLYGFDRVAYADELPAHFRRARKGYRRFYANPAAAKTHAKLAPFAKKDVETLLDALWELRTLKDAGELRLIREAGVVSAAAHRLLMERVRPGMREYEAQALFEGECMRRGLRHLAFPSIIAAGANGAVLHYVRNDALLRAGQLLLVDAAAEKHGYASDVTRTFPVGRRFSPVQREVYSIVLETQKAVIERLRPGVNSADLQVLTMRRLAEGLKGMGILKGDVDGLVQSEAVRLFYPHGIGHLMGLDVHDGSGGKKRVLPNPTKIPIRFVAKLEAGFVMTVEPGIYFIEALLNDPKLRSKHRKSVDFARACRLLDFGGVRIEDDILVSARGPVNLTDLKVCPKEIPAIEELRRRALA, translated from the coding sequence ATGAACATGCACGCCGAGCACCGCCGCAAGCTCATGGCCCGCCTCCCGGACGGCCTCATCCTGGTCTCGGGGAACGGCGAGGTCCCCCGCAACCACGACGTCAACTTCGTCTTCCGCCAGAACTCCAATTTCCTGTACCTGACCGGCGTCGAGGAGGCGGACTTCCACGTCCTCCTGGACCCCCGCCGCAGGACGAGCACCCTCTTCATCGCCCGCATCGACGCCACCCACAAGGTCTGGCTGGGCTACGTGCCCGGCCCGGCCGAGTGCCGCCGCCTCTACGGCTTCGACCGCGTCGCCTACGCCGACGAGCTCCCCGCGCACTTCCGCCGCGCCCGCAAGGGTTATCGCCGGTTCTACGCGAACCCGGCGGCGGCGAAGACGCACGCGAAGCTCGCCCCGTTCGCGAAGAAGGACGTCGAGACCCTCCTCGACGCGCTCTGGGAACTGCGCACCCTCAAGGACGCCGGCGAGCTCCGCCTCATCCGCGAGGCCGGGGTCGTCAGCGCGGCGGCGCACCGCCTGCTCATGGAGCGCGTGCGGCCCGGCATGCGCGAGTACGAGGCCCAGGCCCTCTTCGAGGGCGAGTGCATGCGCCGCGGCCTCCGGCACCTGGCCTTCCCCTCCATCATCGCCGCCGGCGCCAACGGCGCGGTGCTCCATTACGTCCGCAACGACGCCCTCCTGCGCGCGGGCCAGCTCCTCCTCGTCGACGCGGCGGCGGAGAAGCACGGCTACGCCTCGGATGTCACCCGGACCTTCCCGGTGGGCCGGCGCTTCAGTCCCGTCCAGCGCGAGGTCTACTCCATCGTGCTCGAGACGCAGAAGGCGGTCATCGAGCGCCTGCGCCCCGGGGTGAACTCCGCGGACCTCCAGGTCCTCACGATGCGCCGCCTCGCCGAAGGGCTCAAGGGCATGGGCATCCTCAAGGGCGACGTCGACGGACTCGTCCAGAGCGAGGCCGTCCGCCTCTTCTACCCGCACGGGATCGGCCACCTCATGGGCCTCGACGTCCACGACGGCTCCGGCGGGAAGAAGCGCGTGCTCCCCAACCCGACGAAGATACCCATCCGCTTCGTCGCGAAGCTCGAGGCGGGCTTCGTGATGACGGTCGAGCCGGGCATCTACTTCATCGAGGCGCTCCTCAACGACCCGAAGCTGCGCTCGAAGCACCGCAAGTCCGTGGACTTCGCGCGGGCCTGCCGCCTCCTCGACTTCGGCGGCGTGCGCATCGAGGACGACATCCTCGTGAGCGCCCGCGGCCCCGTGAACCTCACCGACCTGAAGGTCTGTCCGAAGGAGATCCCCGCCATCGAGGAGCTGCGCCGCCGTGCCCTCGCCTGA
- a CDS encoding SGNH/GDSL hydrolase family protein → MSRTRSLVLLSFGAAFFAAVLLALYLLGELLFPLLLPRFNHRLRWRLDYPQTILAQSTKRALAPRDYIAIAGDSYAVGLGDEWETVDKSGRRPFASMAILHEGTGRDVLTFGYGGAGSLTGFVAAPIAMFGQLGRTLFYRLPEPSVVLAYVYEGNDFEDNLRESKNYQDAAYFDPPPGGEDEAALALRAAVAARHPLILEHRCGVLGANLFFGRFLLSSARKALEILSSRPQPPLPPTHSRGVPTHNDVLVGGRLVRIPGRLQGPAPELSHKETVRGLLVLQGALRALRAGFPKARILVVYIPSVLSCYRLAPGDADVENLRTDRDRFPSRGFPARSDELVSGVRSVCRRLGLDFVDTRPTVRAAAERMLVHGPADWRHFNRYGYLAMTRPILDRLRDASASSSSGEK, encoded by the coding sequence GTGAGCCGCACACGCTCGCTCGTCCTCCTCTCCTTCGGGGCCGCGTTCTTCGCAGCAGTCCTGCTCGCGCTGTACCTGCTCGGAGAGCTCCTCTTCCCCCTCCTGCTGCCGCGCTTTAACCATCGCCTGCGCTGGCGCCTCGACTACCCCCAGACGATCCTGGCTCAGAGCACGAAGAGAGCGCTCGCCCCCCGCGACTACATCGCCATCGCGGGGGACTCGTACGCGGTGGGCCTCGGAGACGAATGGGAGACCGTGGACAAGTCCGGCCGCCGCCCCTTCGCCTCAATGGCCATCCTCCATGAAGGGACGGGACGCGACGTGCTCACCTTCGGCTACGGCGGAGCGGGCAGCCTCACGGGCTTCGTCGCAGCCCCCATCGCCATGTTCGGGCAGCTCGGGAGGACGCTCTTCTACCGGCTCCCGGAGCCCTCCGTCGTCCTCGCGTATGTCTACGAAGGGAACGACTTCGAGGACAATCTCCGTGAATCGAAGAACTACCAGGACGCGGCGTACTTCGACCCCCCGCCGGGGGGAGAGGACGAGGCCGCCTTGGCGCTCAGAGCGGCGGTCGCGGCCCGGCACCCGCTCATCCTCGAGCACCGCTGCGGCGTCCTCGGCGCCAACCTCTTCTTCGGCCGCTTCCTGCTCTCCTCGGCGCGCAAGGCGCTCGAGATCCTCTCCTCGCGGCCGCAGCCGCCGCTCCCCCCGACCCACAGCCGCGGCGTCCCGACGCACAACGACGTCCTCGTCGGGGGCCGGCTCGTCCGGATTCCCGGCCGCCTCCAGGGCCCGGCGCCCGAACTCTCGCACAAAGAGACCGTCCGGGGCCTCCTCGTGCTGCAGGGGGCCCTGCGCGCCCTGCGCGCGGGTTTCCCGAAAGCGCGCATCCTCGTCGTCTACATCCCTTCCGTGCTCTCCTGCTACCGCCTCGCTCCCGGAGACGCCGACGTCGAGAACCTCCGGACGGACCGGGACCGCTTCCCTAGCCGGGGATTCCCCGCGCGCAGCGACGAGCTCGTATCGGGCGTTCGGAGCGTCTGCCGGCGGCTCGGCCTGGATTTCGTCGACACGCGGCCCACCGTGCGCGCTGCGGCGGAGAGGATGCTCGTGCACGGCCCCGCGGACTGGCGCCACTTCAACCGCTACGGCTATCTCGCGATGACGCGGCCGATCCTCGATCGACTGCGGGACGCCTCGGCCTCTTCCTCCTCCGGCGAAAAATAA
- a CDS encoding sugar transferase, whose translation MPSPEAVDAPRTAGPAAPGTPGHSPAGGLPRWLRHLLTGGLHLAFDGGAVVLAYLAAYSVRFHSEWWTSRFVIVGGLPGWELYERLLWAVVPLWLAVFFYSARLYTRPWMGASDRFLRILKGAALGTLATLAATYIFSRLEYSRLMILLAGPAAAGLVCFSQFLVLELDGLLARFERTSPLLIVGGGRVVDLLRANLLERHPGLRIVECAGVPGAGELLALAARTGAASVVLARSEHSRKEILELAEACESAGLEFTMLPDLLELRLGEVQMDDSLGLPAYRLQHTSLTRANFLSKRVFDTLFALAVFTVFGLPLLLIALLIRLDSKGPALYKQKRIGLKNRTFDAFKFRTMVVDAEKSLDAVRGLNAQTGGFFKAKSDPRVTRVGRWLRRFSLDEFPQFINVLRGEMSVVGPRPLAVNTGEIEELVKNFGTTARKRLNTLPGITGLWQVSGRSDISAEQRFALDMYYIEHWSLGLDLEIILKTVPAMISARGAY comes from the coding sequence GTGCCCTCGCCTGAGGCCGTGGACGCCCCGCGCACCGCGGGTCCGGCCGCCCCCGGGACTCCGGGGCACTCCCCTGCGGGAGGTCTCCCGCGCTGGCTCCGCCACCTCCTGACCGGAGGACTGCACCTGGCCTTCGACGGCGGCGCGGTCGTCCTGGCCTACCTGGCCGCATACTCCGTGCGCTTCCATTCCGAGTGGTGGACCTCCCGCTTCGTCATCGTCGGAGGGCTCCCCGGCTGGGAGCTCTACGAGCGCCTGCTCTGGGCCGTCGTACCCCTCTGGCTGGCCGTCTTCTTCTACTCGGCGCGGCTCTACACGCGCCCCTGGATGGGCGCCTCGGACCGCTTCCTGCGGATCTTGAAAGGCGCCGCCCTCGGCACGCTCGCGACCCTGGCCGCGACCTACATCTTCTCGCGCCTCGAGTACTCCCGGCTGATGATCCTCCTCGCCGGGCCCGCCGCCGCGGGGCTCGTCTGCTTCTCCCAGTTCCTCGTGCTGGAACTCGACGGACTCCTCGCCCGCTTCGAGCGCACCTCCCCCTTGCTGATCGTCGGCGGCGGGCGGGTCGTGGACCTCCTGCGCGCAAACCTGCTCGAGCGCCACCCCGGCCTGCGCATCGTCGAATGCGCGGGCGTCCCGGGCGCCGGGGAACTCCTCGCCCTCGCGGCGCGGACCGGCGCGGCGTCGGTCGTCCTGGCGCGCAGCGAACACTCGCGCAAGGAGATCCTCGAGCTCGCCGAAGCCTGCGAGTCCGCGGGCCTCGAGTTCACCATGCTTCCCGACCTCCTCGAGCTGCGCCTCGGCGAGGTCCAGATGGACGACTCCCTCGGCCTGCCGGCCTACCGCCTCCAGCACACCTCCCTGACGAGGGCGAACTTCCTCTCCAAGCGCGTCTTCGACACCCTCTTCGCCCTCGCGGTCTTCACGGTCTTCGGACTCCCCCTGCTGCTGATCGCGCTCCTCATCCGCCTCGACTCGAAGGGACCCGCCCTCTACAAGCAGAAGCGCATCGGTCTCAAGAACAGGACCTTCGACGCCTTCAAATTCCGCACGATGGTCGTCGACGCCGAGAAGTCGCTCGACGCGGTGCGCGGCCTCAACGCCCAGACCGGCGGCTTCTTCAAGGCCAAGAGCGACCCGCGCGTCACGCGCGTGGGCCGCTGGCTGCGCCGCTTCTCGCTCGACGAGTTCCCCCAGTTCATCAACGTCCTGCGCGGGGAGATGAGCGTCGTGGGCCCACGCCCCCTGGCGGTGAACACCGGGGAGATCGAGGAGCTCGTCAAGAACTTCGGCACGACCGCCCGCAAGCGGCTGAACACCCTGCCGGGCATCACCGGCCTCTGGCAGGTCTCCGGACGCTCGGACATCAGCGCCGAGCAGCGTTTCGCGCTCGACATGTACTACATCGAACACTGGTCCCTGGGACTGGACCTTGAGATCATCCTCAAGACCGTCCCGGCTATGATCTCCGCACGAGGAGCCTACTGA
- a CDS encoding glycosyltransferase family 39 protein yields MPPRRASALIILAFAAAQWAYIRADLAFPTFDDAWYLEESFRLLDSLRTGAFEFARTWAGLFRFKAPLIALLPLPFYALFGRTLDAALLVNVLATLVLGAAVFRLASRLYGGRSGVFAVAVLFTFPLLYGLSRRYYVEYALAAAVSAWVCLLEESDGLRKPAQTLALGVLLGLGLLLKITFPLYVLGPALLLTWRERRSWDEERRRALLLRVLAPAALIAASWYAFNWPFIAGFAWRASFGSLARQYTSAAPLTQILDSILSRWYGLLLIAALAHWGSRLKAAAARKGAPPATDGLLPVVWLLPPLLVVLAAVNRDIRYFAPALPAAALLIAGELDLRLPRGLPGALVFAFLLAPPLDMFAAQTLGRSFFLERSPAAYNGPPAPEPLWGQERFAAWVADHPPGRTGVVVVALEHPALNANNLSYAAAKNGWPLRFISLGYAQDSAEKALIHMRERGVDRAVFIEGLPDAEVLASLNRVNAETRALLDAGRLGFKRTDSFELYPGVRSVLYSRTPGAGS; encoded by the coding sequence ATGCCGCCGCGGCGGGCCTCCGCCCTCATCATCCTGGCGTTCGCCGCGGCGCAGTGGGCGTACATCCGCGCGGACCTCGCCTTCCCCACCTTCGACGACGCCTGGTACCTCGAGGAGAGCTTCCGCCTGCTCGATTCACTGCGCACAGGCGCGTTCGAGTTCGCGCGGACCTGGGCGGGCCTCTTCCGCTTCAAGGCGCCCCTCATCGCCCTCCTCCCCCTGCCCTTCTACGCGCTCTTCGGACGGACGCTCGACGCCGCACTGCTCGTAAACGTCCTGGCGACGCTCGTGCTCGGCGCCGCGGTCTTCCGCCTGGCCTCCCGCCTCTACGGCGGACGCTCGGGGGTCTTCGCCGTCGCCGTCCTCTTCACCTTCCCGCTCCTCTACGGACTCTCGCGCAGGTACTACGTCGAGTACGCCCTCGCCGCCGCCGTGAGCGCCTGGGTCTGCCTCCTCGAGGAATCCGACGGACTGCGCAAGCCGGCGCAGACCCTCGCGCTCGGGGTCCTGCTGGGCCTCGGACTCCTGCTCAAGATTACCTTCCCGCTCTACGTCCTCGGCCCCGCCCTCCTGCTGACATGGCGGGAGCGCCGGAGCTGGGACGAGGAGCGCCGGCGTGCGCTCCTGCTCCGGGTCCTCGCGCCCGCCGCGCTCATCGCCGCGAGCTGGTACGCCTTCAACTGGCCGTTCATCGCCGGCTTCGCCTGGCGAGCGAGCTTCGGGAGCCTCGCCCGGCAGTACACGAGCGCCGCTCCGCTGACGCAGATCCTCGACTCGATCCTCTCCCGCTGGTACGGCCTCCTCCTCATCGCGGCGCTCGCGCACTGGGGCTCTCGTCTGAAGGCCGCGGCCGCGCGGAAGGGAGCGCCGCCCGCGACCGACGGGCTCCTGCCGGTCGTCTGGCTCCTCCCCCCTCTGCTGGTGGTCCTCGCCGCCGTCAACAGGGACATCCGCTATTTCGCCCCGGCCCTGCCGGCGGCCGCGCTGCTCATCGCCGGTGAACTCGACCTCCGCCTGCCCAGGGGCCTGCCGGGCGCGCTCGTCTTCGCGTTCCTCCTGGCGCCGCCGCTCGACATGTTCGCGGCGCAGACGCTCGGACGTTCCTTCTTCTTGGAGAGGAGCCCCGCCGCCTACAACGGTCCACCCGCGCCCGAACCGCTCTGGGGGCAGGAGCGCTTCGCCGCCTGGGTCGCCGACCATCCGCCGGGCCGCACGGGCGTCGTCGTCGTCGCCCTCGAGCATCCCGCTCTCAACGCGAACAACCTCTCCTATGCCGCGGCGAAGAACGGCTGGCCGCTGCGCTTCATCAGCCTCGGCTACGCCCAGGACTCGGCGGAGAAGGCCCTCATCCACATGCGCGAGCGCGGGGTCGACCGGGCGGTCTTCATCGAAGGGCTGCCGGATGCCGAGGTCCTGGCTTCTCTGAACCGCGTCAACGCGGAGACCCGCGCCCTCCTGGACGCCGGGAGGCTCGGCTTCAAGCGGACGGATTCCTTCGAACTCTACCCGGGAGTCCGCAGCGTCCTCTATTCGCGCACGCCCGGAGCGGGCTCGTGA